A genomic region of Gimesia chilikensis contains the following coding sequences:
- a CDS encoding GNAT family N-acetyltransferase: MTEFRAFHNTDPPQLLKLWHSAGLGRGAAECLTNDAFEVLIFSQPYFDPEGLIVAVEDGAIVGFVLAGFGPNQELSALSFSEGVICAVIVHPEFRRRGIGRELVRRAEEYLLTKGATQITAGPSGLLSPYLVGLYGGTRPSGFLLSDPLAAPFFESLGFEAIGSTRIYQRDLLGQKPPIKFHLVNLRRKMQLEISDDYQAPNWWWLTRLGRLETLHFELVPKSGYDAMASATVVGLDLYIPKWEERVIGLTDVYVKESERGKGYGQSLLLEIGRRLQDELITKLELHVAETNAVAWHVAEAVGYYQVDTGIVYQRVSR; encoded by the coding sequence GTGACTGAGTTTCGCGCCTTCCACAACACTGACCCGCCGCAGCTGCTGAAACTCTGGCATTCTGCAGGATTAGGGAGAGGTGCCGCAGAATGTCTCACGAACGACGCATTCGAAGTTCTCATCTTTTCTCAGCCCTACTTTGACCCGGAAGGGTTGATCGTTGCCGTGGAAGATGGTGCGATCGTTGGTTTCGTGCTGGCTGGCTTCGGTCCTAATCAGGAACTTTCGGCCCTCAGTTTCTCTGAAGGCGTCATCTGTGCCGTCATCGTACATCCCGAATTCCGACGTCGAGGCATTGGTCGCGAACTGGTCCGCCGGGCAGAAGAATACCTGCTCACAAAAGGTGCCACGCAAATCACCGCCGGACCCTCCGGACTGCTCTCACCTTACCTCGTTGGCCTGTATGGCGGGACACGCCCCTCTGGGTTTCTGCTCTCCGATCCCCTGGCGGCTCCCTTTTTTGAAAGCCTCGGTTTCGAAGCCATCGGTTCTACACGCATCTATCAGCGTGATCTGCTCGGTCAGAAACCGCCGATTAAATTTCACCTCGTGAACCTCCGCCGCAAAATGCAGCTGGAAATCTCCGATGATTACCAGGCTCCCAACTGGTGGTGGCTGACACGCCTGGGACGTCTCGAAACGCTGCATTTCGAACTTGTGCCCAAATCCGGCTATGATGCCATGGCCTCGGCGACCGTCGTGGGACTGGATCTCTACATTCCCAAATGGGAAGAACGCGTGATCGGTCTCACCGATGTCTACGTGAAAGAATCGGAACGGGGCAAAGGCTACGGTCAGTCGCTCCTGTTGGAGATCGGTCGTCGACTTCAGGATGAGCTGATCACCAAACTCGAACTGCATGTTGCCGAAACCAACGCGGTTGCCTGGCACGTAGCAGAAGCGGTGGGCTACTACCAGGTGGATACTGGTATTGTATATCAGCGCGTTTCTCGTTAG
- a CDS encoding transketolase family protein, whose product MYLGELSGLKIGQATRDAFGDALKDLGDQFSTVVTVDGDVGNSTRTEVFAKAYPERAFNVGIAESNMVSVAGGLASTGHIPVVASFAAFLMCNAYDQIRMSIAFPGMNVKMVGTHAGISIGEDGPSQMGIEDVSLACSLPGVVVMVTADAFSTKAATKAMLEHEGPVYLRLGRPNVSEIYKDGDSFEIGKANTVREGDDVTIIANGLMVAGAMDAATKLAEEGVSARVIDMHTIKPLDTDAIAKAARETGRIVVAEEHLAHGGLGSAVAMAVSQIDPVPMAFVNVGDCFAESGDPQGLLDKYGLTADAIVEAVKKVK is encoded by the coding sequence ATGTATTTAGGTGAACTTAGCGGATTGAAAATCGGACAGGCCACCCGCGATGCGTTTGGCGATGCATTGAAAGATCTGGGTGACCAGTTTTCGACTGTCGTTACCGTTGACGGTGACGTAGGAAACTCGACTCGTACCGAAGTCTTCGCCAAGGCATACCCCGAACGTGCCTTCAACGTCGGGATCGCAGAAAGCAACATGGTCAGCGTGGCCGGTGGTCTGGCCTCAACCGGTCATATCCCTGTCGTCGCCAGCTTTGCCGCATTCCTGATGTGCAACGCTTACGACCAGATCAGAATGTCGATCGCGTTCCCAGGCATGAACGTCAAAATGGTTGGTACTCACGCCGGGATCTCGATCGGTGAAGACGGTCCTTCACAGATGGGTATCGAAGACGTCTCCCTGGCCTGCAGCCTGCCCGGCGTTGTTGTGATGGTAACCGCTGATGCCTTCTCCACCAAAGCAGCAACTAAAGCCATGCTGGAGCACGAAGGTCCTGTCTACCTGCGTCTGGGACGTCCCAACGTTTCTGAAATCTACAAAGATGGTGACAGCTTTGAAATCGGTAAAGCCAATACCGTTCGTGAAGGTGACGATGTCACTATCATCGCTAACGGCCTGATGGTCGCCGGTGCGATGGACGCTGCTACCAAGCTGGCTGAAGAAGGTGTCAGTGCTCGCGTCATCGACATGCACACCATCAAGCCACTGGACACAGACGCGATTGCCAAAGCGGCCCGTGAAACAGGTCGGATTGTGGTCGCTGAAGAACACCTGGCACACGGCGGACTGGGATCTGCTGTCGCCATGGCTGTTTCCCAGATCGATCCGGTCCCCATGGCATTCGTCAACGTCGGCGACTGCTTCGCTGAAAGTGGCGATCCTCAGGGACTGCTCGACAAATACGGTCTGACTGCTGATGCGATCGTTGAAGCTGTCAAAAAAGTGAAATAA
- a CDS encoding transketolase, with translation MAAQANALSMEELKEKGKVLRRLIIKMTTEAGSGHPSSSLSAVEVVNALWFGGFMKYDPQNPTWEARDRFILSKGHAVPVLYAAMAEAGYFSTDDVMTLRKLGSPFEGHPNMKRLPGIEASTGSLGQGLSLGIGQALGARLNKNGANVFVVIGDGEMGEGQVWEALAAAEKYKLGNLTAIIDQNGYQQTGATKDVLDMGSFEDKIAAFGWHTQTINGNCQETVVEALEAAAKVTDRPKAIISQTKKGYGILPVLEEAGDTNYHGKPLSPELAEKALALLS, from the coding sequence GTGGCTGCTCAAGCAAATGCCTTATCAATGGAAGAATTGAAGGAAAAAGGAAAAGTCCTTCGCCGTCTGATCATCAAAATGACGACCGAAGCTGGCAGTGGACACCCCAGCAGCAGTCTGTCTGCCGTCGAAGTGGTGAACGCACTCTGGTTTGGCGGGTTCATGAAATACGATCCACAGAACCCCACCTGGGAAGCCCGCGATCGCTTCATTCTGAGTAAAGGTCACGCGGTTCCCGTGCTGTACGCCGCCATGGCAGAAGCCGGTTACTTCTCCACTGATGATGTCATGACGCTCCGTAAACTGGGCAGCCCCTTCGAAGGTCACCCCAACATGAAGCGTCTGCCCGGGATTGAAGCCTCCACCGGCTCACTGGGTCAGGGACTCTCACTGGGGATCGGTCAGGCCCTCGGCGCTCGTTTGAATAAAAACGGTGCCAACGTCTTCGTCGTTATCGGCGATGGCGAAATGGGGGAAGGCCAGGTCTGGGAAGCGCTCGCAGCTGCTGAGAAATACAAGCTCGGTAACCTGACCGCGATTATCGATCAGAACGGTTACCAGCAGACCGGTGCCACCAAAGACGTTCTGGACATGGGATCTTTCGAAGATAAGATTGCCGCCTTCGGCTGGCACACCCAGACCATCAACGGTAACTGCCAGGAAACGGTAGTCGAAGCACTGGAAGCAGCCGCCAAAGTCACCGACCGGCCCAAAGCCATTATTTCGCAGACCAAAAAAGGGTATGGCATCCTGCCGGTCCTCGAAGAAGCCGGCGATACCAACTACCACGGCAAGCCGCTCTCTCCCGAACTGGCAGAAAAAGCACTCGCCTTGCTCAGTTAG
- a CDS encoding sulfatase family protein: MKLCFTNFWQVICVCLLLAGFVADPIQAAENSRPNILFCIADDASYPHMGAYGCSWVKTPAFDRVAREGLLFTNAYTPNAKCAPSRACILTGRNSWQLKEAGNHMAFFPPEFKTYVEALAEHGYVVGKTAKGWAPGVAVDEQGKRRNLAGPAFNSKKLKPPATGISSIDYAGNFGEFLKTCPDQKSWCFWYGGFEPHRRYEYGSGAKNAGKKITDIERVPAYWPDNEVIRNDMLDYAYEIEHFDQHLGRMLKLLEERGELDNTLVVVTADNGMPFPRIKGQEYELSNHLPLAIMWPDGIKAPGRVIKDYVSFIDFAPTFIEVAGLKWNQTGMQPATGHSLTDIFQSTKSGQVNPVRDHVLIGKERHDIGRPHDQGYPIRGIVKGGMLYLHNYETGRWPAGNPETGYLNCDGSPTKSVILDLRRDGSQQQFWELAFGKRPSEELFAIDGDQECMTNLAETPEYQKVKQALKQQLEAELKAQQDPRMTGKGGVFEAYQYSDPRTRNFYERYMGGEPLKAGWVNKTDFEAAPLD; the protein is encoded by the coding sequence ATGAAATTGTGCTTCACAAACTTCTGGCAGGTGATCTGTGTCTGTCTGCTGCTCGCTGGGTTCGTGGCCGACCCAATACAGGCTGCCGAAAACAGTCGCCCCAATATTCTGTTCTGTATCGCCGATGATGCTTCATACCCGCACATGGGCGCGTATGGTTGTTCCTGGGTCAAGACCCCCGCCTTCGACCGGGTGGCTCGCGAAGGTCTGCTCTTTACGAACGCCTATACGCCGAATGCCAAGTGTGCGCCTTCGCGTGCCTGCATCCTGACCGGACGCAATTCCTGGCAGCTCAAAGAGGCCGGCAATCACATGGCGTTCTTTCCGCCGGAATTCAAAACCTATGTCGAAGCCCTGGCAGAGCACGGCTATGTCGTCGGGAAAACGGCGAAAGGCTGGGCGCCTGGTGTCGCCGTCGATGAACAAGGCAAACGCCGAAACCTGGCCGGTCCCGCCTTTAACAGCAAAAAACTCAAACCGCCTGCTACAGGCATTTCGTCCATCGACTATGCCGGGAACTTCGGCGAATTTCTCAAGACCTGCCCCGATCAGAAATCCTGGTGTTTCTGGTACGGCGGTTTCGAACCGCATCGACGTTACGAATACGGTTCGGGGGCGAAGAACGCCGGCAAGAAAATCACGGACATCGAACGTGTTCCCGCTTACTGGCCCGATAACGAAGTCATTCGCAACGACATGCTCGACTATGCGTACGAAATCGAACACTTCGATCAGCATCTCGGACGCATGTTGAAACTGCTGGAAGAGCGGGGCGAACTGGACAATACCCTGGTCGTGGTGACTGCGGACAACGGAATGCCTTTTCCTCGCATCAAGGGACAGGAATACGAACTCTCCAACCATCTTCCCCTGGCCATCATGTGGCCGGATGGCATTAAAGCCCCGGGACGTGTCATCAAAGATTATGTCAGCTTCATCGACTTCGCGCCCACGTTCATCGAAGTTGCCGGGCTCAAATGGAACCAGACCGGAATGCAGCCTGCAACCGGTCACAGCCTGACCGATATTTTTCAGTCAACTAAATCGGGGCAGGTCAATCCCGTCCGTGATCATGTCCTCATCGGCAAAGAACGCCACGACATCGGCCGCCCTCATGATCAGGGATATCCGATACGTGGTATCGTCAAAGGGGGAATGCTTTACCTGCACAATTACGAAACAGGACGCTGGCCCGCTGGCAATCCCGAGACCGGTTACCTGAATTGTGATGGCAGCCCGACGAAGTCAGTCATCCTTGATCTCCGTCGCGACGGCAGTCAGCAGCAGTTCTGGGAGCTTGCGTTCGGGAAACGGCCGTCCGAGGAATTGTTCGCGATCGACGGCGATCAGGAGTGTATGACAAACCTGGCGGAAACGCCGGAATATCAGAAAGTCAAACAGGCCCTGAAACAGCAGTTGGAAGCGGAACTCAAAGCACAACAGGATCCCCGGATGACAGGCAAGGGGGGCGTCTTCGAAGCTTATCAGTATTCCGATCCCCGTACGCGGAATTTCTATGAACGCTACATGGGGGGGGAACCGCTCAAAGCGGGCTGGGTGAACAAGACGGACTTTGAAGCTGCTCCGCTAGACTGA
- a CDS encoding LON peptidase substrate-binding domain-containing protein — translation MVSDSEMIEQRLEASAGVVPVLSLENTVLLPHSLQLLRITAPLDCQLISDVLASGSLLAIDLQQVCSRTGSILSPGTEIRPVCLASIVSPAQLEAGHYSLLVQGHCRARSVTLLNTDTPYRTAMLDLKPDYYPEEPVIHREHRQLELIEHYSRIFADHVSEPTYFHQLHRDIELGMLCDTLAGSLPLESPLQQLILAEQDVDQRSDLLLSFLKSIHRQQQRDPAAAIPSNGFSLN, via the coding sequence ATGGTATCTGATTCGGAAATGATTGAGCAGCGGCTGGAAGCCAGCGCAGGTGTTGTGCCGGTTTTGAGTCTGGAGAACACGGTTCTGCTGCCCCACTCGCTGCAGTTATTGAGAATCACTGCACCCCTCGATTGCCAGCTCATCTCAGATGTTCTCGCTTCCGGATCTCTGCTCGCCATCGATCTGCAACAGGTCTGTTCCCGCACCGGATCAATCCTCTCTCCCGGAACAGAAATTCGTCCTGTCTGTCTGGCTTCGATCGTTTCACCAGCTCAACTGGAAGCTGGGCACTATTCGCTGCTGGTTCAGGGGCACTGTCGCGCCCGTTCCGTCACGCTGCTCAATACGGATACGCCTTATCGCACCGCGATGTTGGATCTCAAACCCGATTATTATCCTGAAGAACCGGTGATTCACCGGGAGCATCGTCAACTGGAACTGATCGAACATTACTCGCGGATCTTTGCCGATCACGTTTCTGAACCCACATACTTCCATCAACTGCATCGCGATATCGAGCTGGGCATGCTCTGTGATACGCTCGCTGGTTCGCTGCCGCTCGAATCTCCACTGCAGCAACTGATCCTGGCAGAACAGGATGTCGACCAGCGGAGTGATCTGCTGCTGAGTTTTCTGAAGAGCATCCATCGCCAGCAGCAGCGCGATCCCGCCGCCGCGATCCCTTCCAACGGATTCAGCCTGAACTGA
- the nth gene encoding endonuclease III produces MSGSSYADSLDAKKKHARKIARGLARLFPEPECALIHDSPFQLLVATILSAQCTDERVNATTPTLFKKYPTAAKLASSKQPDVEKIVYPLGFFRAKATNIRKMAQALMEDHEGEVPKTLKELVALPGVGRKTANVVLGTAFDIPSGVVVDTHVKRICNLFGLTTSKNPEIIERDLMEVLPKKEWIAFSHRVILHGRATCVARKPRCQECALLKICPRIGLNPLDQ; encoded by the coding sequence GTGTCAGGTTCCAGTTATGCCGACTCACTTGATGCTAAAAAGAAACATGCCCGCAAAATCGCGCGCGGACTGGCTCGCCTGTTCCCTGAACCCGAGTGTGCCCTGATTCACGATTCACCGTTTCAACTGCTGGTTGCCACGATCCTCTCAGCGCAGTGCACCGACGAACGCGTGAATGCGACGACGCCGACCTTATTCAAAAAATATCCCACGGCAGCAAAACTCGCGTCCAGCAAACAGCCCGATGTAGAAAAGATCGTCTACCCGCTTGGCTTTTTCCGCGCAAAAGCGACCAACATCCGCAAGATGGCCCAGGCTTTGATGGAAGATCACGAGGGGGAAGTTCCGAAGACACTCAAAGAACTGGTCGCCCTGCCCGGCGTCGGCCGCAAGACTGCCAACGTGGTTCTGGGAACGGCCTTTGATATTCCCAGCGGCGTGGTCGTTGATACGCATGTGAAACGGATCTGTAATCTCTTCGGACTGACGACCAGTAAGAACCCGGAGATCATCGAGCGAGATCTGATGGAGGTCCTGCCGAAGAAGGAATGGATCGCCTTTTCGCATCGGGTCATTTTGCACGGTCGGGCAACCTGTGTCGCCCGCAAGCCGCGCTGCCAGGAATGTGCTCTGCTGAAAATCTGTCCGCGAATCGGTTTAAACCCCCTGGACCAATAA
- the dcd gene encoding dCTP deaminase → MILTGKEIEKRLGTDIVIEPYNAKYLNPNSYNLCLHNELMVYEEIVLDMARPNRLGKYVIPEEGMVLYPGQLYLGRTTERTETHNLVPLLEGRSSIGRLGISVHATAGVGDIGFCGYWTLEITVAQPVRIYAGIPICQIIYHTVEGEIVEYNSDKYQNNKGIQPSLLFKELDPNENRQMRLSFGEEKTSD, encoded by the coding sequence ATGATCCTGACCGGGAAAGAAATCGAAAAACGCCTGGGAACTGATATTGTCATTGAGCCGTATAATGCAAAGTATCTGAATCCCAACAGCTATAACCTCTGTCTCCACAATGAGTTGATGGTCTACGAGGAAATCGTGCTGGACATGGCCCGTCCGAACCGGCTGGGGAAATATGTCATCCCGGAAGAGGGGATGGTTCTTTACCCCGGACAGCTGTATCTGGGACGAACCACAGAACGGACAGAGACGCACAACCTGGTTCCGCTGCTGGAAGGACGCTCTTCCATCGGACGACTGGGAATTTCTGTTCACGCCACTGCAGGGGTAGGCGACATCGGATTCTGCGGCTACTGGACACTGGAAATTACCGTGGCTCAGCCGGTCCGTATTTATGCAGGCATTCCGATCTGTCAGATCATTTACCATACCGTGGAAGGTGAGATCGTCGAATACAACAGTGACAAGTACCAGAACAATAAAGGCATTCAACCCAGCCTGCTGTTCAAAGAGCTGGATCCCAACGAGAATCGCCAGATGCGACTCTCTTTCGGCGAAGAGAAAACGTCGGACTAG
- a CDS encoding 2-oxoacid:ferredoxin oxidoreductase subunit beta, with the protein MSVDTSLPVLSPKDFASDQEIRWCPRCGDYSILAQMKKVLPTLGIPKEKFVFVSGIGCSSRFPYYMDTYGMHSIHGRAPAVATGVKLANPDLQVWVITGDGDSLSIGGNHFMHVLRRNVDVKVILFNNQIYGLTKGQYSPTSPTGTKTKSTPFGSVDRPLNPLSVAIGARATFAARSVDVDIKHLCNVLERAANHKGTAFVEVYQDCNVFNSGAFAFASKKGEKEENVIYLEHGKPLIFGKDRDKGIRLNSHDQPEVVELGKGVTEDDLLFHDEKSEDMNLAFLLASMRYPEMPEPMGVFRCVEHPTYNEAVYDQVKSATERNGEGDLEALFNTGDTWTV; encoded by the coding sequence ATGAGTGTAGACACCTCGCTACCTGTCCTCTCGCCAAAAGATTTTGCCAGTGACCAGGAAATCCGCTGGTGCCCGCGCTGCGGCGACTATTCCATTCTCGCCCAGATGAAAAAAGTTCTGCCCACCCTGGGAATCCCCAAGGAAAAATTCGTATTCGTGTCCGGTATCGGCTGCTCCAGCCGGTTCCCGTACTACATGGATACCTACGGCATGCACAGTATTCACGGTCGTGCACCGGCAGTCGCGACAGGCGTAAAACTCGCCAACCCCGATCTGCAGGTCTGGGTCATCACCGGTGATGGCGATTCGCTCTCCATCGGAGGGAACCACTTCATGCACGTCCTGCGGCGGAATGTGGATGTCAAAGTCATTCTGTTCAACAACCAGATTTATGGTCTGACCAAAGGACAATACTCACCGACCAGCCCCACGGGAACCAAAACCAAAAGTACGCCGTTCGGCTCGGTAGACCGTCCGTTGAACCCTCTGTCCGTCGCCATCGGCGCTCGTGCTACCTTCGCCGCCCGCTCGGTCGATGTCGATATCAAGCACCTCTGTAACGTGCTCGAACGGGCTGCCAACCACAAGGGAACCGCCTTCGTCGAGGTCTACCAGGACTGTAACGTCTTCAACAGCGGTGCCTTCGCATTCGCCTCGAAGAAGGGTGAAAAGGAAGAGAACGTGATTTACCTCGAACACGGCAAGCCACTGATTTTCGGTAAAGATCGTGACAAGGGGATTCGGCTCAACAGCCATGATCAGCCCGAAGTCGTCGAACTGGGTAAAGGTGTTACCGAAGACGACCTGCTGTTCCACGACGAAAAATCGGAAGACATGAATCTCGCATTCCTGCTGGCCAGCATGCGATATCCGGAAATGCCCGAACCCATGGGCGTCTTCCGTTGTGTCGAACATCCGACCTATAACGAAGCCGTTTACGACCAGGTCAAATCCGCTACTGAACGTAACGGAGAAGGGGACCTGGAAGCCCTGTTCAACACCGGGGATACCTGGACCGTGTAA
- a CDS encoding 2-oxoacid:acceptor oxidoreductase subunit alpha, translating into MATTDVSGANGKISEQLDAVVIRFCGDSGDGMQLAGTQFTNVSAVFGNDVSTLPDFPAEIRAPAGTLGGVSGFQICFSSSDIYTPGDEVDTLVAMNPAALKTNVADLKRGGTLIVNEDAFEKSNLSKAGYESNPLDDEESLAAYQVQKVPMTSLTRDAVAELGLSPREAERCKNFFAMGLVYWLYQRDATPTEEWVKSKFAKKPELVEANLKALHAGYNFGITTEAMTVHYRVDPAELPPGKYRKVTGNEAIAFGFVTAATLAGKKLFYGGYPITPASDILHELSKLKNFNVVTFQAEDEIAAITSVVGASYAGDLAITASSGPGIALKGEGMGLGAIMELPMVIVDVQRGGPSTGLPTKTEQSDLYMCMFGRNGDCPLPLVAPASPADCFHMAQEAMRIAVEFMTPVMLLSDGYIANGAEPWQIPEMSSLKPIKVSHENRQKDGEQFMPYLRDEKKARPWVVPGTPGCEHRVGGLEKSDVTGNVDYSPQNHQYMTTLRANKIAGIADFIPEQEVEGPESGDLLVISWGGTYGAVRTAVKHSIKEGLSVAHAHLRYLNPFPKNLGDVIKNYKKVLIPELNTGQLRMIIRGTYLADAVGLNKVQGKPFLISEVKQKIREVIEDK; encoded by the coding sequence ATGGCGACCACAGACGTGTCTGGTGCTAACGGCAAAATCAGCGAACAACTGGATGCTGTTGTTATCCGTTTTTGTGGAGATAGTGGAGACGGGATGCAGCTGGCTGGCACGCAGTTTACCAACGTGTCAGCCGTCTTCGGTAATGATGTCAGCACATTGCCGGATTTCCCCGCAGAAATTCGCGCACCCGCCGGTACGCTGGGGGGCGTGAGTGGTTTCCAGATCTGCTTCTCCAGTTCCGACATCTACACGCCGGGCGATGAAGTCGACACCCTGGTTGCCATGAACCCCGCTGCTCTCAAGACGAACGTTGCCGACCTCAAGCGGGGCGGAACCCTGATCGTCAACGAAGATGCGTTCGAGAAGAGCAATCTTTCCAAAGCGGGCTATGAGAGTAATCCCCTTGATGATGAAGAGTCGCTGGCAGCCTATCAGGTCCAGAAAGTGCCGATGACCAGCCTCACTCGTGACGCTGTTGCGGAACTGGGACTGTCACCTCGTGAAGCAGAACGTTGCAAAAACTTCTTCGCCATGGGCCTGGTCTACTGGCTCTACCAGCGGGATGCGACACCGACCGAAGAATGGGTAAAGAGCAAGTTTGCCAAGAAACCCGAACTGGTCGAAGCAAACCTCAAGGCACTGCATGCCGGCTATAACTTCGGGATTACCACCGAAGCGATGACCGTGCACTATCGTGTTGATCCTGCGGAACTGCCACCAGGTAAATATCGCAAAGTCACCGGTAATGAAGCGATCGCCTTCGGTTTCGTCACCGCAGCCACACTGGCCGGTAAGAAGCTGTTTTACGGCGGTTACCCGATTACACCTGCCAGCGATATTCTGCATGAGCTGTCCAAACTGAAAAACTTCAACGTGGTCACCTTCCAGGCGGAAGACGAAATCGCCGCCATCACCAGTGTGGTGGGAGCCTCCTATGCCGGCGACCTGGCGATTACCGCCAGCAGTGGTCCCGGGATTGCCCTCAAAGGGGAAGGCATGGGACTGGGCGCCATCATGGAACTGCCGATGGTCATCGTCGATGTCCAGCGCGGCGGACCCAGTACCGGTCTGCCAACAAAAACAGAGCAGTCCGACCTTTATATGTGCATGTTCGGACGTAACGGCGACTGCCCGCTGCCTCTGGTTGCTCCTGCGTCTCCAGCAGACTGCTTCCACATGGCACAGGAAGCGATGCGGATTGCTGTGGAATTCATGACCCCCGTCATGCTACTCAGTGACGGTTACATCGCCAACGGTGCCGAGCCCTGGCAGATTCCGGAAATGTCCTCGCTCAAGCCGATCAAAGTCTCACACGAGAACAGACAGAAGGATGGCGAGCAGTTCATGCCTTACCTGCGGGATGAAAAGAAAGCCCGTCCCTGGGTTGTGCCTGGTACACCCGGCTGTGAACACCGCGTGGGTGGCCTGGAAAAATCGGATGTCACCGGTAACGTCGATTACTCTCCGCAGAACCATCAGTACATGACGACTCTGCGAGCCAATAAAATCGCCGGTATCGCGGACTTCATTCCCGAACAGGAAGTAGAAGGCCCCGAGTCTGGCGACCTGCTTGTGATCAGTTGGGGCGGAACTTACGGTGCTGTCCGCACCGCCGTCAAACATTCGATTAAAGAAGGACTTTCGGTGGCACACGCTCACCTGCGGTATCTGAATCCGTTCCCCAAAAATCTGGGCGATGTGATCAAAAACTACAAGAAAGTCCTGATTCCGGAACTCAATACCGGGCAACTGCGAATGATCATTCGCGGCACTTATCTGGCAGACGCCGTTGGTTTGAACAAGGTCCAGGGAAAACCGTTCCTGATCAGCGAAGTCAAGCAGAAGATCAGAGAAGTGATCGAAGACAAATAA
- a CDS encoding class I SAM-dependent methyltransferase has protein sequence MCNNCNLNIDAERTDEFGQKLLQIVNHSGLSFMISIGHRARLFDIMSEMEHATSSQIAEQSGLNERYVREWLGAMVTGGIVEYDSVLKTYFLPAEHAALLTRAAGSNNFATTMQWFSVLGSVEDQIVDCFREGGGVPYSEFARFHEVMAEESYNSVVCGLFEHILPLVPGLEEKLRTGIEVLDIGCGSGMALIEMAAAFPNSRFSGYDISEESIGRAQASAAERGLTNITFRVQDVARMNQPEAFDLITAFDVIHDQAQPAVVLSHVNASLKPGGTFLMQDIAASSNVEQNISNPLGPMFYTISTMHCMTVSLAQGGAGLGTCWGKELACEMLQTAGFEKVDVQELPHDIMNYFYTTTKAA, from the coding sequence ATGTGTAATAACTGTAACCTGAATATTGATGCTGAGCGGACAGACGAGTTCGGGCAGAAGCTGCTGCAGATCGTCAATCACAGCGGACTCTCTTTCATGATTTCTATCGGGCACCGCGCTCGACTGTTCGATATCATGAGCGAAATGGAACACGCTACCAGCAGTCAGATCGCCGAACAGTCAGGGCTGAATGAACGCTATGTGCGAGAATGGCTGGGGGCTATGGTGACCGGCGGTATTGTGGAGTACGACTCGGTGCTGAAGACGTACTTCCTGCCAGCAGAACACGCGGCCCTCTTGACGCGGGCGGCCGGCTCCAACAATTTCGCGACGACGATGCAGTGGTTCTCGGTACTGGGGAGCGTCGAAGATCAAATCGTCGACTGCTTCCGCGAAGGGGGCGGGGTACCCTATTCCGAATTCGCCCGCTTCCATGAAGTGATGGCGGAGGAGAGTTATAACTCGGTGGTCTGCGGACTCTTCGAGCATATTCTGCCCCTCGTCCCCGGACTGGAAGAGAAACTGCGGACGGGCATCGAGGTACTGGATATCGGTTGTGGCAGCGGGATGGCACTGATCGAAATGGCAGCCGCATTTCCGAACAGTCGCTTTTCTGGCTATGACATCTCAGAAGAATCAATCGGCCGGGCGCAAGCCTCTGCGGCGGAACGCGGCTTGACGAACATCACCTTTCGCGTGCAGGACGTGGCCCGCATGAACCAGCCGGAAGCCTTTGATCTGATTACCGCTTTCGATGTAATTCACGATCAGGCCCAGCCCGCAGTAGTACTCAGTCATGTCAATGCTTCGCTGAAACCGGGCGGCACCTTCCTGATGCAGGACATCGCCGCATCGAGCAATGTGGAACAGAACATCAGCAATCCACTGGGACCCATGTTCTATACCATCTCCACCATGCACTGCATGACCGTTTCGCTTGCCCAGGGCGGGGCAGGGCTCGGAACCTGCTGGGGGAAAGAGCTCGCCTGTGAGATGCTGCAGACCGCCGGCTTTGAGAAAGTGGATGTACAGGAATTGCCCCATGACATCATGAATTATTTCTATACGACCACCAAGGCAGCCTGA